A portion of the Sabethes cyaneus chromosome 3, idSabCyanKW18_F2, whole genome shotgun sequence genome contains these proteins:
- the LOC128740913 gene encoding adult cuticle protein 1-like, translating into MKCFAAAVMVAFMAVAAKGSYAPAVYTGHHGYAVAPMVTYAAHHGGPTVVQSNDQHSWAYANAYNNHWGYGAPVAVAYNSWDGHYAPAVAYQGAHWNHWDGHVAAPVAVQHAASYVAANRGAVHKAPLVGHAVNQKSLNLAPAPGTW; encoded by the exons ATGAAG TGTTTCGCAGCTGCAGTCATGGTTGCCTTCATGGCAGTCGCCGCCAAAGGATCGTACGCTCCAGCGGTCTACACCGGCCATCACGGATACGCCGTGGCCCCCATGGTAACCTACGCTGCCCACCATGGAGGACCAACGGTCGTTCAGTCCAACGATCAACATAGCTGGGCCTATGCCAATGCTTACAACAACCACTGGGGTTATGGTGCACCGGTTGCCGTTGCCTACAACAGCTGGGATGGTCATTATGCTCCAGCCGTAGCCTACCAGGGCGCTCACTGGAACCACTGGGATGGTCATGTTGCTGCCCCAGTTGCTGTTCAGCATGCGGCTTCCTATGTGGCCGCTAACCGTGGTGCTGTGCACAAGGCTCCTCTGGTTGGACACGCCGTCAACCAGAAGTCGCTGAACCTGGCTCCAGCTCCCGGAACCTGGTAA
- the LOC128740914 gene encoding adult cuticle protein 1-like, giving the protein MKCIAATVMVAVLAVISEGSYAPAVYTGHHGYAVAPVVTYAAHHGGPTVVQSNDQHSWAYANAYNNHWGYGAPVAVAYNSWDGHYAPAVAYQGAHWNHWDGHVAAPVAIQHAASYVAANRGAVHKAPLVGHAVNQKSLNLAPAPGTW; this is encoded by the exons ATGAAG TGTATCGCAGCTACAGTCATGGTTGCCGTTTTGGCAGTCATTTCCGAAGGATCGTACGCCCCAGCGGTCTACACCGGTCATCACGGATACGCCGTGGCCCCCGTGGTAACCTATGCTGCCCACCATGGAGGACCAACGGTCGTTCAGTCCAACGATCAACATAGCTGGGCCTATGCCAATGCTTACAACAACCACTGGGGTTATGGTGCACCGGTTGCCGTTGCCTACAACAGCTGGGATGGTCATTATGCTCCAGCCGTAGCCTACCAGGGTGCTCACTGGAACCACTGGGATGGTCATGTTGCCGCTCCAGTTGCTATTCAGCATGCCGCTTCCTATGTTGCCGCTAACCGTGGTGCTGTGCACAAGGCTCCTCTGGTTGGACACGCCGTCAACCAGAAGTCTCTGAACCTGGCTCCAGCTCCCGGAACCTGGTAA
- the LOC128740916 gene encoding adult cuticle protein 1-like, producing the protein MKCITATAMLAILAVIAEGSYAPAVYAGHHGYAVAPVVTYAAHHGGPTVVQSNDHHGWAYANNHWGYAPTAFAYNSRDGHYAPAVAYQGAHWNHWDGHVAAPVAVQHAASYVAANRGAVHKAPLVGHVVNQKSLNVAPAPGTW; encoded by the exons ATGAAG TGTATCACAGCTACAGCCATGCTTGCCATTTTGGCAGTCATCGCCGAAGGATCGTACGCCCCAGCGGTCTACGCCGGTCATCACGGATACGCCGTGGCTCCGGTGGTAACCTACGCTGCCCATCACGGAGGTCCAACGGTTGTTCAGTCGAATGATCATCATGGTTGGGCCTATGCCAACAATCACTGGGGCTATGCACCGACCGCCTTTGCCTACAACAGCAGGGATGGTCATTATGCTCCTGCTGTAGCCTATCAGGGCGCTCACTGGAACCACTGGGATGGTCATGTTGCCGCTCCCGTTGCTGTTCAGCATGCTGCCTCCTATGTTGCCGCTAACCGTGGTGCAGTGCACAAGGCTCCTCTGGTTGGACACGTCGTCAACCAGAAGTCGTTGAACGTTGCTCCAGCTCCCGGAACCTGGTAG
- the LOC128740917 gene encoding adult cuticle protein 1-like codes for MKCFAAAVMVAFMAVAAKGSFAPAVYAGHHGYAVAPVVTYAAHHGGPTVVQSNDQHSWAYANAYNNHWGYGAPVAVAYNSWDGHYAPTVAYQGAHWNHWDGHVAAPVAVQHAASYVAANRGAVHKAPLVGHAVNQKSLNLAPAPGTW; via the exons ATGAAG TGTTTCGCAGCTGCAGTCATGGTTGCCTTCATGGCAGTCGCCGCCAAAGGATCGTTCGCCCCAGCGGTCTACGCCGGTCATCACGGATACGCCGTGGCCCCCGTGGTAACCTACGCTGCCCACCATGGAGGACCAACGGTCGTTCAGTCCAACGATCAACATAGCTGGGCCTATGCCAATGCTTACAACAATCACTGGGGTTATGGTGCACCGGTTGCCGTTGCCTACAACAGCTGGGACGGTCATTATGCTCCAACCGTAGCCTACCAGGGTGCTCACTGGAACCACTGGGATGGTCATGTTGCAGCCCCGGTTGCTGTTCAGCATGCTGCTTCCTATGTTGCTGCTAACCGTGGTGCTGTGCACAAGGCTCCTCTGGTTGGACACGCCGTCAACCAGAAGTCCCTGAACCTGGCTCCAGCTCCCGGAACCTGGTAA
- the LOC128740918 gene encoding adult cuticle protein 1-like — translation MKCIAATVMVAVLAVIAEGSYASAVYAGHHGYAVAPVVTYAAHHGGPTVVQSNDHHGWAYANNHWGYAPAAVAYNSWDGHYAPAVAYQGAHWNHWDGHVAAPVAVQHAASYVAANRGAVHKAPLVGHVVNQKSLNVAPAPGTW, via the exons ATGAAG TGTATCGCAGCTACAGTCATGGTTGCCGTGTTGGCCGTCATCGCCGAAGGATCGTACGCCTCAGCGGTCTACGCCGGTCATCACGGATACGCCGTGGCTCCGGTGGTAACCTATGCTGCCCATCACGGAGGACCAACGGTTGTTCAGTCGAATGATCATCATGGTTGGGCCTATGCCAACAATCACTGGGGCTATGCACCGGCTGCCGTTGCCTACAACAGCTGGGATGGTCATTATGCGCCAGCTGTAGCTTACCAGGGTGCTCACTGGAACCACTGGGATGGTCATGTTGCCGCTCCCGTTGCTGTTCAGCATGCTGCTTCCTATGTTGCCGCTAACCGTGGAGCTGTGCATAAGGCTCCTCTGGTTGGACACGTCGTCAACCAGAAGTCGTTGAACGTGGCTCCAGCTCCAGGAACCTGGTAA
- the LOC128740919 gene encoding adult cuticle protein 1-like encodes MKCFAAAVMVAFMAVAAKGSYAPAVYAGHHGYAVAPVVTYAAHHGGPTVVQSNDQHSWAYANAYNNHWGYGAPVAVAYNSWDGHYAPAVAYQGAHWNHWDGHVAAPVAVQHAASYVAANRGAVHKAPLVGHAVNQKSLNLAPAPGTW; translated from the exons ATGAAG TGTTTCGCAGCTGCAGTCATGGTTGCCTTCATGGCAGTCGCCGCCAAAGGATCGTACGCCCCAGCGGTCTACGCCGGCCATCACGGATACGCCGTGGCCCCCGTGGTAACCTACGCTGCCCACCATGGAGGACCAACGGTCGTTCAGTCCAACGATCAACATAGCTGGGCCTACGCCAATGCTTACAACAATCACTGGGGTTATGGTGCACCGGTTGCCGTTGCCTACAACAGCTGGGACGGTCATTATGCTCCAGCCGTAGCCTACCAGGGTGCTCACTGGAACCACTGGGATGGTCATGTTGCTGCTCCGGTTGCTGTTCAGCATGCCGCTTCCTATGTGGCCGCTAACCGTGGTGCTGTGCACAAGGCTCCTCTGGTTGGACACGCCGTCAACCAGAAGTCGCTGAACCTGGCTCCAGCTCCCGGAACCTGGTAA
- the LOC128743751 gene encoding uncharacterized protein LOC128743751, translated as MKIILVGLLLAVGAAHGSYHPYYPGYNPFAALQALGLYNPFVPLAPQVPFSGTYAYHDGYRPTVVQANNGGYRYPYGVPSPVRYSWNPWGAPAPVAVPAPPAALTSYHYLSHPAYPLPTKTIVQANLGKPDPWNYGAFYGTGIYGFGFNNYVPVIRLA; from the exons ATGAAG ATCATTCTGGTGGGTTTGCTGCTTGCAGTGGGTGCCGCCCACGGATCGTATCATCCCTACTACCCTGGATATAATCCGTTCGCAGCACTGCAAGCATTAGGCCTATACAATCCGTTTGTTCCTCTTGCTCCGCAAGTTCCGTTCTCCGGTACATACGCCTATCACGATGGTTACCGGCCAACGGTAGTGCAAGCCAACAACGGAGGATATCGATACCCATATGGCGTCCCTAGTCCGGTGCGTTATTCGTGGAACCCATGGGGTGCTCCGGCTCCAGTTGCAGTTCCAGCTCCACCGGCGGCTTTAACCAGCTATCACTACCTAAGTCATCCAGCATATCCATTGCCGACGAAGACGATAGTCCAGGCCAATCTTGGCAAACCAGATCCGTGGAATTATGGTGCCTTTTATGGAACCGGAATCTACGGGTTTGGCTTTAACAATTACGTTCCCGTGATTAGGTTGGCATAA
- the LOC128740920 gene encoding adult cuticle protein 1-like, producing the protein MKCIAAVVMMALAVVASGNVLTYSAPWAYSSTVVQQNVVPRWAAPIPVSYAATNVVSPVAYAAPAPVAVAYNNVVPAVAPVAVVAPAEARYLAANRGAVHDAPLPGHTVSQQSLNLEPAVGTL; encoded by the exons ATGAAG TGCATCGCAGCTGTAGTCATGATGGCCCTGGCCGTTGTTGCTTCGGGAAATGTCCTCACCTACTCAGCTCCGTGGGCCTACTCATCCACCGTTGTTCAACAGAATGTGGTTCCCCGCTGGGCTGCGCCGATTCCTGTTAGCTATGCTGCCACCAATGTTGTCTCGCCAGTTGCCTATGCCGCTCCGGCACCCGTTGCCGTTGCTTACAACAACGTTGTCCCGGCTGTTGCTCCGGTTGCTGTCGTTGCTCCGGCGGAAGCCCGTTATCTGGCCGCCAACCGAGGTGCCGTGCACGATGCTCCCCTTCCGGGACACACCGTGTCGCAGCAATCGCTGAATCTTGAACCAGCTGTCGGAACCCTGTAA
- the LOC128740921 gene encoding cuticle protein 16.5-like — protein MKCIAVVMMSLAVVASGAVTYSVPLAYSSATVVQQNVVPRYAYAAAPVTYAAAPVSYAAAPVTYAAAPVTYAAAPVTYAAAPVTYAAAPQTTVVQANVVPKYAAPVAYAAPVVTGAVAYSSDDSTVVEAAPVQAVQAAVVAQPAVAVVAQKEARYLAVNRGAVHDAPLDGHTVSQQSLNLEPAAGTV, from the exons ATGAAG TGCATCGCTGTAGTCATGATGAGCTTGGCCGTTGTTGCCTCGGGAGCCGTCACCTATTCCGTCCCATTGGCTTACTCCTCAGCTACCGTCGTACAGCAGAACGTGGTCCCACGATATGCCTACGCCGCTGCCCCCGTGACCTACGCCGCTGCCCCCGTGTCCTACGCCGCTGCCCCCGTAACCTACGCCGCTGCTCCAGTTACCTATGCCGCCGCTCCCGTCACCTACGCTGCCGCCCCAGTTACCTACGCAGCTGCCCCACAAACCACGGTTGTTCAGGCTAACGTTGTTCCGAAGTACGCTGCCCCGGTTGCCTACGCCGCTCCAGTTGTGACCGGAGCTGTGGCCTACAGCTCGGATGACTCCACCGTCGTCGAAGCCGCTCCAGTCCAGGCCGTTCAGGCTGCCGTCGTCGCTCAACCCGCTGTGGCCGTCGTCGCCCAGAAGGAAGCCCGCTATCTGGCCGTCAACCGAGGAGCCGTCCATGATGCTCCCCTGGATGGACACACCGTGTCGCAGCAGTCGCTGAATCTGGAACCCGCTGCCGGAACCGTCTAA